The Methanofollis sp. UBA420 genome contains a region encoding:
- a CDS encoding DNA topoisomerase I → MHLIVAEKNISARRIAAILARDQKVTTRKEGGVDTYAFGDTVIVGLKGHVVEVDFEAGYTNWRSEERPPRSLIDAGIVKKPTEKKIVALLQKLAKKADRVVIATDFDAEGELIGKEALELVREVNTGVQILRAKFSAITPQEIGRAFSELAELDFALAAAGESRQVIDLMWGASLTRFISIAAKRGGENILSVGRVQSPTLAMIVDREREIEAFVPEKYWMLTLDTKKGADSLELRHTHGRFTDHAEALAAEARTQDPLTVTEVREGVKNDRAPTPFDTTALLVAAGRIGFSASNAMRIAEDLYMNGFISYPRTDNTVYPASLNLGEVLDTLKNTVFARDVAWVEMHRRPEPTRGKKSSTDHPPIHPTGAASREQLGDDRWKIYELVVRRFLATLSPDAVWNTMKVNFDAGGEPYTITGGRLKEEGWRRVYPYSEAAEHVIPACTVGERLPILGKDLEEKETTPPPRYTQSRLIQKMEELGLGTKSTRHEVIQKLVSRRYVQGNPLRPTLVGMAVIESLEGHADTITRPDMTRILESHMQQIKENRRTKDDVVGESREMLHSVFEDLEAHENQIGDEIISRTVEEKTVGPCPVCGKKLQIRQAHGASQFIGCSGYPECSFNISLPGVQWGKAIRLDKVCERHELNHIRLIRKGARPWDIGCPLCSHIESNTETLRMMPHMTDGLIGRLHTRHIYTVPDLAHMPAGDLAQKLNVDEKMAGILVSEAKEVLDRLRRRSELKKFIRAEIPPRRGRSHAKIAKKLLEAGIDDITSLAAANPQKIAQVGISAEEADGLLAKARALCSERRLREVGLPAVSIKKYVGAGFQGPEDFATLHPAYISAASGIRVETVCRHAEAACSAIGLKTPAKITQKKLEKGREELLAIPGIGEATLEKLYRAGITDAASLAAADPEEAAQKSGIPTAKIREYSASLSTGHTPQE, encoded by the coding sequence GTGCATCTCATTGTCGCAGAAAAGAACATCTCGGCGCGGCGGATCGCCGCCATCCTCGCCAGAGACCAGAAGGTCACCACCAGGAAAGAGGGGGGCGTCGACACCTACGCCTTCGGCGACACCGTCATCGTCGGCCTGAAAGGCCATGTCGTCGAGGTCGATTTCGAGGCAGGATATACCAACTGGCGGAGCGAGGAACGCCCGCCGCGTAGCCTCATCGACGCCGGGATCGTCAAGAAGCCGACAGAGAAGAAGATCGTCGCCCTTCTCCAGAAACTCGCGAAGAAGGCCGACCGCGTCGTCATCGCCACCGACTTCGATGCGGAGGGCGAACTGATCGGCAAGGAAGCCCTCGAACTCGTCAGGGAAGTGAACACGGGCGTGCAGATCCTGCGGGCGAAGTTCTCGGCAATCACCCCGCAGGAGATCGGGCGGGCCTTCTCCGAACTTGCAGAACTCGACTTCGCCCTTGCAGCCGCGGGCGAATCGCGCCAGGTCATCGACCTGATGTGGGGTGCGTCCCTGACGCGGTTCATCTCCATCGCCGCGAAACGCGGGGGGGAGAACATCCTCTCGGTCGGCCGCGTCCAGAGTCCAACCCTTGCGATGATCGTCGACCGCGAGAGGGAGATCGAGGCCTTCGTGCCCGAGAAGTACTGGATGCTCACCCTCGACACGAAAAAGGGCGCCGACTCCCTTGAACTCCGCCACACCCACGGCCGGTTCACCGACCACGCGGAGGCCCTCGCCGCCGAGGCGCGGACACAGGATCCCCTCACCGTCACCGAGGTGCGGGAAGGGGTCAAGAACGACCGGGCGCCGACACCCTTCGACACCACGGCCCTCCTCGTCGCCGCAGGCAGGATCGGCTTTTCCGCATCGAACGCGATGCGCATCGCCGAAGACCTGTACATGAACGGTTTCATCTCGTACCCGAGGACGGACAACACCGTCTATCCAGCAAGCCTGAACCTCGGCGAGGTGCTCGACACACTGAAAAACACGGTCTTCGCACGGGACGTCGCCTGGGTCGAGATGCACAGGCGGCCCGAACCGACGCGGGGGAAGAAGTCGAGCACCGACCACCCGCCCATCCACCCGACCGGCGCCGCAAGCCGCGAGCAACTCGGCGACGATCGGTGGAAGATCTACGAACTCGTCGTGCGGCGGTTCCTTGCGACCCTCTCGCCCGACGCCGTCTGGAACACCATGAAGGTGAACTTCGACGCCGGCGGCGAACCGTACACCATCACAGGCGGACGCCTGAAGGAAGAGGGATGGCGGCGGGTCTACCCGTACAGCGAGGCCGCGGAACACGTGATCCCGGCCTGCACCGTCGGCGAACGCCTCCCCATTCTCGGAAAGGACCTTGAAGAGAAGGAGACCACCCCGCCGCCGCGGTACACCCAGAGCCGGCTCATCCAGAAGATGGAGGAACTCGGCCTCGGCACGAAGTCCACGCGCCACGAGGTGATCCAGAAACTCGTCTCCCGGCGGTACGTGCAGGGCAACCCCCTGCGCCCCACCCTCGTCGGCATGGCGGTGATCGAGTCTCTGGAGGGCCACGCCGATACGATCACGCGGCCCGACATGACCCGTATCCTCGAGTCCCACATGCAGCAGATCAAGGAGAACAGACGGACAAAGGACGACGTCGTCGGCGAGTCGCGGGAGATGCTCCACTCCGTCTTCGAAGACCTTGAGGCGCACGAGAACCAGATCGGGGACGAGATCATCAGCAGGACCGTCGAGGAGAAGACCGTCGGCCCCTGCCCGGTCTGCGGGAAAAAACTCCAGATCAGGCAGGCACACGGGGCCTCCCAGTTCATCGGGTGTTCCGGATACCCCGAATGCTCCTTCAACATCAGCCTCCCCGGCGTCCAGTGGGGGAAGGCGATCAGACTCGACAAAGTCTGCGAACGCCACGAACTCAACCACATCAGGCTGATCAGGAAAGGCGCCAGGCCCTGGGACATCGGCTGCCCGCTCTGCTCCCACATCGAGTCGAACACCGAGACCCTGCGCATGATGCCCCACATGACAGACGGCCTCATCGGACGTCTCCACACCCGCCACATCTACACGGTCCCCGACCTCGCCCATATGCCGGCAGGGGACCTGGCGCAGAAACTCAATGTCGACGAGAAGATGGCCGGGATACTCGTCTCCGAGGCAAAAGAGGTGCTCGACCGCCTCCGCAGGCGTTCCGAACTGAAGAAGTTCATCAGGGCCGAGATCCCGCCGAGGCGCGGGAGAAGCCATGCGAAGATCGCAAAGAAACTGCTCGAAGCCGGTATCGACGACATCACCTCCCTTGCCGCGGCGAACCCGCAAAAAATCGCCCAGGTCGGGATCTCCGCGGAGGAGGCAGACGGACTCCTGGCAAAGGCCCGGGCCCTCTGCAGTGAGCGCCGGTTGCGGGAGGTCGGTCTCCCCGCAGTGAGCATCAAAAAATATGTCGGCGCAGGGTTCCAGGGCCCCGAGGACTTCGCCACCCTCCACCCTGCGTACATCAGCGCGGCGAGCGGGATCAGGGTCGAGACGGTCTGCCGCCATGCCGAGGCGGCCTGCAGCGCCATCGGGCTGAAAACCCCGGCAAAGATCACCCAGAAGAAACTGGAAAAAGGGCGGGAAGAACTCCTGGCAATACCGGGCATCGGCGAGGCGACTCTCGAAAAACTCTACAGGGCCGGGATCACCGACGCGGCCAGCCTCGCCGCCGCCGATCCCGAAGAAGCCGCACAGAAGAGCGGTATCCCCACAGCAAAGATCAGGGAGTACAGCGCATCTCTATCGACAGGACACACACCACAGGAGTGA
- a CDS encoding phosphoglycerol geranylgeranyltransferase, translated as MHQNWKNWAHVTKLDPDKHLNQEAIEGVATSGTDAILLSGTLNVTPENLAELRKQVEDYGIPLVVEPADPSGAVFEGVDMLFVPSVLNTPDARWVVGKHQQWALQNPDIPWDRVVPEAYVVLNPASSVGKVTKAVCDLAPAEVAAYARTAEHYFHFPIVYIEYSGTYGNPAVVKAASEAVDNAVLYYGGGIDSAEKAAEMGQYADTIVVGNAVYEKGLDALRATVRAVQ; from the coding sequence ATGCATCAGAACTGGAAGAACTGGGCACATGTGACAAAACTCGATCCAGACAAGCACCTCAACCAGGAAGCGATCGAAGGAGTCGCCACGAGCGGGACCGACGCCATCCTCCTCTCCGGCACCCTCAATGTGACGCCGGAAAACCTTGCCGAACTCCGCAAGCAGGTCGAAGACTACGGCATCCCCCTCGTCGTCGAACCGGCCGACCCCTCGGGGGCCGTCTTCGAGGGCGTCGACATGCTCTTTGTCCCGAGCGTCCTCAACACCCCGGACGCCCGCTGGGTCGTCGGCAAACACCAGCAGTGGGCGCTCCAGAACCCCGACATCCCCTGGGACCGCGTCGTCCCCGAGGCCTACGTCGTCCTCAACCCCGCCTCCTCGGTCGGGAAGGTGACGAAGGCCGTCTGCGACCTCGCACCTGCGGAGGTCGCGGCCTATGCCAGGACCGCCGAGCACTACTTCCACTTCCCGATCGTGTACATCGAGTACTCGGGGACCTACGGCAACCCCGCCGTCGTGAAAGCGGCGTCCGAAGCCGTCGATAACGCGGTGCTCTACTACGGCGGCGGCATCGACTCCGCGGAGAAGGCCGCGGAGATGGGGCAGTACGCCGACACGATCGTCGTCGGCAATGCCGTCTATGAGAAGGGCCTCGATGCCCTGAGGGCGACGGTCAGGGCCGTCCAGTGA